One segment of Macrotis lagotis isolate mMagLag1 chromosome 1, bilby.v1.9.chrom.fasta, whole genome shotgun sequence DNA contains the following:
- the CAMLG gene encoding guided entry of tail-anchored proteins factor CAMLG, translated as MEPLAVASGDDGPGPPGPSGASEAGGLSASQRRAELRRRKLLMNSEQRINRIMGFHRSGSSTEEDMNTESKQRDTDKLNSLPVPSVSKRVVLGDSTGTGTVDHQGGITEIKGTQLVDQKDSLINPPEGSNEGNLELRHRKRDLTTETVQRSSQHGLDQYLSRFDEAMKLRKQLISEKPSQENGNTGEEFDTFRIFRLVGCAFLALGVRAFVCKYLSIFAPFLTLQLAFMGLSKYFPKSEKKVKTTVLTAALLLSGIPAEVISRSMDTYSKMGDVFTDLCVYFFTFIFCHELLIFWGSEVP; from the exons ATGGAGCCGTTGGCCGTGGCTTCCGGGGACGACGGGCCCGGACCCCCCGGGCCCTCCGGAGCCTCGGAGGCCGGCGGTCTGTCTGCTTCCCAGCGCCGGGCGGAGTTGAGGCGAAGGAAGCTGCTGATGAACTCGGAGCAGCGAATCAACCGCATCATGGGCTTCCACCGGAGCGGGAGCAGCACGG aagaaGACATGAACACAGAATCAAAGCAGCGTGACACTGATAAGCTGAACTCCCTCCCTGTTCCTTCGGTTTCAAAGCGAGTGGTGCTGGGTGATTCAACTGGCACAGGAACAGTGGACCACCAGGGTGGCATTACAGAGATCAAGGGAACCCAACTTGTAGATCAAAAGGACTCTTTAATCAATCCACCTGAGGGTAGTAATGAAGGTAACCTTGAACTCCGACATCGAAAAAGAGATCTTACAACTGAAACTGTCCAGAGAAGCTCCCAGCATGGCTTAGACCAGTATCTTTCCAGATTTGATGAAGCAATGAAGTTAAGAAAACAATTGATTAGTGAGAAACCTAGTCAAGAGAATGGAAATACAGGGGAAGAATTTGATACTTTTCGAATTTTCAGATTGGTGGGATGTGCTTTTCTTGCCCTTGGAGTTCGGGCTTTTGTATGCAAATATTTG tcCATATTTGCTCCATTTCTTACTTTGCAACTTGCATTCATGGGATTATCTAAGTATTTCCCAAAG aGTGAAAAGAAGGTGAAGACAACTGTACTAACTGCTGCACTTTTATTGTCTGGAATCCCAGCTGAAGTAATCAGTCGTTCCATGGATACCTATAGCAAAATGGGAGATGTTTTCACAGACCTTTGTGTCTACTTTTTCACTTTCATCTTTTGCCATGAACTGCTTATTTTTTGGGGCTCTGAAGTTCCATGA